DNA from Candidatus Rokuibacteriota bacterium:
GAGCGTCGCCGCCACGATGAGCGAGGGCAGCGCCTGCGGCAGCAGGTGCCGCAGCAGGATGCGCGTGCGGCCCACGCCCAGGGCGCGCGAGGCGACCACGAACTCCTGCGGCAGCGTCCGCAGCACCTCGGCGCGGACCACGCGAGCGACGACCATCCACCCCGTCGCCCCGATCACCAGGACCACGTTGACGATGCTCGAGCCGAAGACGGCCAGTACGAGCAGGGCCAGGAAGAATGTGGGCACCGTCAGCATGCCGTCGGTCACGCGCATGAGGATCACCTCGACGATCCCGCCGGCCATGCCGCTGATGCCGCCGAGTGCGGTGCCGATCGCGATCGCCAGGACCATGGCCGACAGCCCGACCGCCAGGGACGTCCGCGCGCCGGCGATCAGCCGGGAGAGCACGTCGCGCCCGGTCTCGTCCGTGCCCAGCAGGTGCTCGCGCGACGGCGGGGCCATCTGATTCAGGAGGTCGATGAACTCCGGTTCGTAAGGGACGATCCACGGCGCCAGCGCGGCGGCCAGGTGCACCACGATGAGATAGCCGAGCGCGGCGACTGCCAGCCGGTTGCGGCGAAACCGGCGCCAGGGGTAGTCGGCGCCCCGCTCGCCCCGTGCCTCCGGCAGCGCGGCGCGCGGCGTCTCGGTGTCGATCCCGCCGGGCCCGCTCACCTGAGCGTGATCCTCGGGTCCACCACGCCGTAGAGCAGGTCCGTCACCAGACTGCTCGCGACGACGAGCCCCGCCACCAGCAGCGTCACGCCCATGATCACCGGATAGTCGCGCGTGATGGCCGCATCGACCGCCAGGCGTCCGAGTCCAGGCCAGGCGAAGATCGTCTCGGTGATCACCGCGCCGCCGAGGAGCCGGGGGACGAGCACGCCCAGCACTGTCAGCATCGGGATGAGCGCGTTGCGGAGCGCGTGCCGCGCGAGGAGCGAGACCTCCGGCAGACCCTTGGCGCGCGCGGTGCGGATGTAGTCCTGCGCGAGGACGTCCACCATGTTCGAGCGCACGTAGCGGGTGAGCTGCGCCAGCGGGAAGGTCGCCAGCACCAGGGCCGGCATCACGGTGTGGGCCAGCAGGTCCCCCACCGCGAAGGGCGTCCCGACCGTCACCATCCCCGACGAAGGGAGCCAGCCGAGCTGCACCGAGAAGACGATGATGAGCAGGATCCCCAGCCAGAAGATCGGGACGGAGACGCCGGCGAACGCCACCACCGTCGCGACGTAATCGAGCCACGAGTAGCGGTAGACGGCGGAGATCGTCCCGAGCGGCACGGCCAGCACGACGGCGACGACGAGCGCCGTGCCCGAGAGCAGCAGCGTGCTCGGGATCCGCTCGGCCACGAGCTGCGAGGTCGGCAGGCCG
Protein-coding regions in this window:
- a CDS encoding ABC transporter permease, coding for MPEARGERGADYPWRRFRRNRLAVAALGYLIVVHLAAALAPWIVPYEPEFIDLLNQMAPPSREHLLGTDETGRDVLSRLIAGARTSLAVGLSAMVLAIAIGTALGGISGMAGGIVEVILMRVTDGMLTVPTFFLALLVLAVFGSSIVNVVLVIGATGWMVVARVVRAEVLRTLPQEFVVASRALGVGRTRILLRHLLPQALPSLIVAATLGVAYAVLTESALSYLGLGVQPPTPTWGNMLTGAQHYVWKTPSLALYPGAAIMLTVLSYNALGDALSDTLDPRHAGT
- a CDS encoding ABC transporter permease yields the protein MRTYLLRRLLHGVVVLFVVSVAIFVIVHAAPGGPALLNQPDMDPGVAREMRGLLGLDDPLPVQYGRWIRNALGGNFGRSYQHGLPTSQLVAERIPSTLLLSGTALVVAVVLAVPLGTISAVYRYSWLDYVATVVAFAGVSVPIFWLGILLIIVFSVQLGWLPSSGMVTVGTPFAVGDLLAHTVMPALVLATFPLAQLTRYVRSNMVDVLAQDYIRTARAKGLPEVSLLARHALRNALIPMLTVLGVLVPRLLGGAVITETIFAWPGLGRLAVDAAITRDYPVIMGVTLLVAGLVVASSLVTDLLYGVVDPRITLR